The following are encoded together in the Blautia obeum ATCC 29174 genome:
- a CDS encoding PocR ligand-binding domain-containing protein, which yields MSQVGDIIIGYLMLGQLILEDGQNRRQKWNRMYDRVKNYEIDFEALENSFWKKNNLTQEKLYAVAKLMESCASHLYVTETISVEEEDLSRRIEAYIMKKIHKGAEITIEDICDEFEIR from the coding sequence ATGTCACAAGTAGGTGATATAATCATCGGATATCTTATGCTTGGGCAGTTGATTCTGGAGGATGGGCAGAACAGGCGACAGAAGTGGAACAGAATGTACGACAGAGTGAAAAATTATGAGATTGATTTTGAAGCTCTGGAAAACAGTTTCTGGAAGAAAAATAACCTGACACAGGAAAAATTATATGCAGTTGCCAAACTTATGGAAAGCTGCGCCAGTCATTTATATGTGACGGAAACGATATCAGTGGAAGAGGAAGATCTTTCTCGACGAATTGAAGCCTATATTATGAAGAAAATTCATAAAGGTGCAGAAATTACAATTGAAGATATATGCGATGAATTTGAAATACGCTGA
- a CDS encoding acyl-[acyl-carrier-protein] thioesterase, translating to MAYSFSGRVRYSEIGENGLLTLPGILNYFQDCSTFQSEEVGLGIDILKEWKRIWVLSAWQVVVDRYPYMGERIKTSTWAYGFRGFMGLRNFTMETEGGERLAYANTFWTYIDAENGLPVRLEAKDTDAYRGKDGKMESKLDMEYAPRKIVLPEDYEQQDSFAVQKHHLDTNHHVNNCQYVQMAMDYLPENFKIHQMRAEYKQQARLNDVICPARAVDENKTTVLLNDQKGEPYAVVEFK from the coding sequence ATGGCATATAGTTTCAGTGGACGTGTCCGCTACAGTGAAATTGGAGAAAATGGATTATTGACACTGCCGGGAATCCTGAATTATTTTCAGGACTGCAGTACCTTTCAGTCAGAGGAAGTCGGACTTGGAATCGATATTTTGAAGGAATGGAAACGTATCTGGGTATTGTCGGCATGGCAGGTGGTTGTAGATCGTTATCCATATATGGGAGAACGAATCAAAACATCTACCTGGGCATATGGATTCCGTGGATTTATGGGACTGCGTAACTTTACCATGGAGACAGAGGGCGGGGAACGCCTGGCGTATGCCAATACTTTCTGGACTTATATTGATGCGGAAAACGGACTGCCAGTCCGTCTGGAAGCGAAAGATACAGATGCTTACAGAGGAAAAGACGGGAAGATGGAATCGAAACTGGATATGGAATATGCACCGCGTAAAATTGTACTTCCGGAAGATTATGAGCAGCAGGATTCTTTTGCTGTGCAGAAACATCATCTGGATACGAACCATCATGTAAATAACTGTCAGTATGTACAGATGGCAATGGATTATCTGCCGGAGAATTTCAAGATACATCAGATGCGTGCGGAATATAAGCAGCAGGCGAGACTGAATGATGTGATCTGTCCGGCAAGAGCAGTAGATGAAAATAAAACAACAGTTCTTCTGAATGATCAGAAGGGTGAACCGTATGCAGTTGTTGAGTTTAAATAA
- a CDS encoding RNA-guided endonuclease TnpB family protein, with amino-acid sequence MNIAYRFRIYPTEEQKILLGKTFGCCRFLYNQMLNDKIQEYKKTKKMLKNTPAMYKKAYPFLKEVDSLALANVQLHLEKAYKNFFRDPKVGFPRFKSKHHSKNSYTTNVVNGNILVEGNRIRLPKLKWISMKKHREPAENCRLKSVTVSMEPSGKYFASLLYEGYSCENQAADKDYSNAKILGIDYAMQGMAVFSEEIELEKAGFFRKNEKRLAREQRKLSRCVKGSHNYVRQKKKVARCHEKIRSQRRDYLHKLSRRITDQYDIVAVEDIDMKAMSQCLHFGKSVQDNGYGMFRNMLDYKLAWKGKELVKVDRFFPSSKKCSKCGKIKKELKLSERVYRCTCGNEMDRDRNAAINIREEARRMLAA; translated from the coding sequence TTGAACATAGCATATCGTTTCCGGATTTATCCAACAGAAGAACAGAAGATACTCCTTGGAAAAACATTTGGTTGCTGTCGTTTTCTGTATAACCAGATGCTTAATGACAAGATCCAGGAGTATAAAAAAACAAAAAAGATGTTAAAGAATACACCAGCTATGTATAAAAAGGCGTATCCATTCCTGAAAGAAGTTGATTCGCTGGCCCTAGCAAATGTTCAGCTTCATCTGGAGAAAGCATATAAGAACTTTTTCCGTGATCCGAAGGTTGGATTTCCGCGTTTCAAGTCAAAACATCATTCCAAAAACAGCTACACAACAAATGTGGTCAACGGAAATATTCTGGTAGAAGGTAACCGGATCCGGCTTCCGAAATTAAAATGGATCTCCATGAAAAAACACAGGGAGCCTGCAGAAAACTGTCGTCTGAAATCAGTGACAGTCAGTATGGAGCCATCTGGAAAGTATTTTGCAAGCCTGCTGTATGAAGGATACAGCTGCGAAAACCAAGCAGCAGATAAGGATTACAGCAATGCAAAAATACTGGGGATTGATTATGCGATGCAGGGGATGGCAGTGTTTTCAGAAGAGATCGAGCTTGAAAAAGCAGGGTTCTTCAGAAAAAATGAAAAAAGGCTGGCAAGGGAACAGCGTAAACTGTCAAGATGTGTAAAAGGGAGCCACAATTATGTGCGGCAGAAAAAGAAAGTTGCCAGATGCCATGAAAAAATACGCAGCCAGAGAAGAGATTATCTGCACAAACTGAGCCGCAGGATCACAGACCAGTATGATATAGTCGCGGTAGAAGATATTGATATGAAAGCGATGAGCCAGTGCCTGCATTTTGGGAAAAGTGTACAGGATAATGGATACGGGATGTTCCGGAATATGCTGGATTATAAGCTTGCCTGGAAGGGAAAAGAATTAGTAAAGGTAGACCGCTTTTTCCCTTCAAGTAAAAAATGCAGTAAATGTGGAAAGATAAAAAAAGAGTTGAAATTATCCGAAAGAGTTTACCGCTGTACGTGTGGAAATGAGATGGACAGAGATCGAAATGCAGCAATCAACATCCGTGAAGAGGCAAGAAGGATGCTGGCAGCATAA
- a CDS encoding CvfB family protein — protein MIELGKKQTLLIVKSVEFGVYLAEDMNADTKHQVLLPAKQVPAGTKAGDKLEVFIYKDSQDRLIATTNEPLLMVGQAGLLKVKQVTRIGAFLDWGLEKDLLLPYHEQTTRIFEGQECLVAVYVDKSSRLCATMKVYPYLSKETPYKEGDQVKGRVYQISENFGVFVAVDNKYSALIPAREAKGKYRPGTVLDLRVTRVKEDGKMDVSDRQEAYLQINEDAENVLEIIEEFAGVLPFDDKASPEVIRREFGLSKNAFKRAVGHLLKEGKIQIKDRRIYLVK, from the coding sequence ATGATCGAATTAGGAAAGAAACAGACGTTACTGATTGTGAAGTCCGTAGAGTTTGGCGTATATCTTGCAGAAGATATGAATGCAGATACAAAGCATCAGGTACTTTTGCCGGCAAAACAGGTTCCGGCAGGGACAAAAGCAGGAGATAAACTGGAAGTTTTTATTTATAAAGATTCTCAGGATCGTCTGATCGCGACAACAAATGAACCACTTCTTATGGTGGGGCAGGCAGGACTTCTGAAAGTAAAACAGGTAACAAGAATCGGAGCATTTCTTGACTGGGGACTGGAAAAAGATCTTTTGCTTCCATATCATGAGCAGACAACTCGTATCTTTGAGGGGCAGGAATGTCTGGTAGCTGTTTATGTGGATAAAAGCAGCCGTCTCTGTGCAACTATGAAAGTTTATCCTTACCTGTCCAAAGAAACACCTTATAAAGAAGGTGACCAGGTAAAAGGCCGTGTATACCAGATCAGCGAGAATTTTGGAGTATTTGTTGCAGTCGATAATAAATATTCTGCACTGATCCCTGCAAGAGAAGCAAAAGGTAAATATCGTCCTGGTACTGTTCTTGACCTGCGTGTGACCAGAGTCAAAGAAGATGGAAAGATGGATGTCAGTGACCGTCAGGAAGCATATCTTCAGATCAACGAAGATGCGGAAAATGTTCTGGAGATCATTGAAGAATTTGCAGGAGTACTTCCTTTTGATGACAAGGCTTCACCGGAAGTGATCCGCAGAGAATTTGGCTTAAGCAAAAATGCATTTAAGCGTGCAGTCGGACATCTTCTTAAAGAAGGAAAAATTCAGATCAAGGACCGCAGGATCTATCTGGTGAAATAA
- a CDS encoding ABC transporter permease, whose protein sequence is MIHEQNTEACDKITQGGLPVYGFTKAFGSFAQGSIVGIPNQVILTIILFIIFIYALAKTTLGRYLYGVGGNEEASRLSGIGVTKIKLMAYGLSGFLAGIAGLVLLSRTSSGQPSAGSGYEMDAITAVVLGGVSLNGGEGKLHMVVIGMLIMGVLTTGMIMCGINDYVQQFVKGIVLILAVAYSEISKKIRSRMIVTE, encoded by the coding sequence GTGATACATGAACAAAACACAGAGGCGTGTGACAAAATAACACAAGGAGGTCTTCCTGTATATGGATTTACAAAAGCATTTGGTTCTTTTGCACAGGGAAGTATTGTAGGTATTCCGAATCAGGTTATTCTGACAATTATTTTGTTTATTATCTTTATCTATGCATTAGCTAAGACGACATTAGGACGTTATCTGTATGGTGTTGGCGGTAACGAAGAAGCATCTCGTCTTTCAGGTATTGGTGTAACAAAGATTAAGCTGATGGCATACGGACTCAGTGGATTCCTCGCCGGAATCGCTGGTCTGGTACTGTTATCAAGAACAAGTTCCGGACAGCCATCTGCAGGTTCCGGATATGAAATGGATGCAATCACAGCTGTAGTACTTGGTGGTGTTTCTCTGAATGGTGGAGAAGGTAAATTACATATGGTTGTTATTGGTATGCTGATCATGGGTGTACTGACAACTGGTATGATCATGTGTGGTATTAACGATTATGTACAGCAGTTTGTAAAAGGTATCGTACTGATCCTTGCAGTTGCATATTCTGAAATCTCCAAAAAGATCAGAAGCAGAATGATCGTAACGGAATAA
- the tnpA gene encoding IS200/IS605 family transposase, with translation MENMDYNAHSVYLMYYHLIMVVKYRRKVINDPISERAKEIWGYIAPRYGIVLEEWNHDIDHVHVMFRAQPKTELSKFINAYKSASSRLLKKEYPEIREKLWKETFWSQSFCLLTAGVVPVEVIRQYIENQGEKKN, from the coding sequence ATGGAAAATATGGATTACAATGCACATTCAGTGTACTTGATGTATTATCACCTGATTATGGTGGTGAAATATCGAAGAAAAGTTATCAATGATCCAATTTCAGAAAGAGCAAAGGAAATATGGGGATATATTGCCCCACGGTATGGAATTGTTTTGGAGGAATGGAATCATGATATTGACCATGTGCATGTAATGTTTCGTGCACAGCCTAAAACAGAACTCAGTAAATTTATCAATGCTTATAAAAGTGCCAGCAGCAGGCTGCTGAAAAAAGAGTATCCGGAAATCCGGGAAAAACTTTGGAAAGAAACATTCTGGAGCCAGAGTTTCTGCCTTTTGACGGCAGGAGTGGTACCAGTAGAAGTGATCCGTCAATACATCGAAAACCAGGGAGAGAAAAAGAATTGA
- a CDS encoding PocR ligand-binding domain-containing protein encodes MAIKIRVDAKKMEDLLRNFYLITGIRIVVFDDNFEKIAEYPGNHCGYCKIVRKDPNARALCKISDIKGCGECKKLKKLHIYECHAGLMEAVAPLT; translated from the coding sequence GTGGCAATAAAAATCAGGGTTGATGCAAAAAAAATGGAAGACCTGTTGAGGAATTTTTATCTGATTACAGGAATCAGAATCGTAGTATTCGATGACAATTTTGAAAAAATTGCAGAATATCCGGGGAATCATTGCGGATATTGCAAAATCGTACGAAAAGATCCGAATGCGAGGGCACTGTGTAAGATTTCGGATATAAAGGGATGTGGAGAATGCAAAAAGCTTAAAAAGCTTCATATATATGAATGTCATGCCGGGTTAATGGAAGCAGTAGCACCTTTAACATAA